Proteins from a genomic interval of Plasmodium reichenowi strain SY57 chromosome 13, whole genome shotgun sequence:
- a CDS encoding inositol-polyphosphate 5-phosphatase, putative yields the protein MTNYSKIPLKKYYLESHGKYLCIVNVENNVKNILKINYSENINITKEQECINNKNTIIENDNKNKFWFYGCLGIIKAEEINFLVIVSEAEVVCNIFNRSIYRIKRISFVQLNCEKMNKNTNELYEYEICYLGSNGNLTSLNTIKKDENKKFFCNKNKIQTKNYFDNLFQSTNFLLENCVYKYNRFYYNETYIHKFKNCTLKEDVLKIITYFLHAFNKGPFYFSYYYNLTISLQNQYMNQLDKKSDMNKKKKLYLKISEHASKKLNIYSNKNNNNDNNNNDNNNNNDNNNDNDINNNNNNVNKIQFNEINDEYTWNWKILDTFKNVDAFGFVVFLIHGYINTNIFHVEDNKKISLYLISRKCKNRSGVRFWCRGSNENGDVANFVETEQIVVCKNKERINIFSYIIVRGSIPVLWKQQPTLSIRPAIHVCPNMNENKRILNLHMKKLQTNYGKISITNLINKKFGEKYLGECFENCLSDCNVEHNFTWFDFHSEFKKLNFENLDYMLEKVVSDLNKFSYFSFSIPIGNDKNLMNDYDVLNYNNFHFNLWQEAQIYSHQNGVFRVNCIDCLDRTNVFQSFLSKYVLYLQLKSVDIKLQQHDNFPFYFFNNKYDEISYRRIWINNANAISLIYSGAGALKNDITQNGKRTISGLFNDLYCIIVRYVNNNFLDGYNNDCINMAINEKIKFIHNFNINKGNNNPLIQVLVEFIIIFSTAICTSPVQNFIKSIYFCSHNCTINMFSRSINYIFLLLKNNFNLFLFPYNHAKYLSFISFLAKTSGVLSTSLLIFLFFCVYVFTQRRRVISSPKLDAKY from the coding sequence ATGACGAATTACTCTAAAATtcctttaaaaaaatattatttagaATCACACGGGAAATATTTGTGTATAGTAAACGttgaaaataatgtaaagaatatattaaaaattaattattcagaaaatataaatataacgAAAGAGCAAGAGTgcataaataataaaaataccATCATcgaaaatgataataaaaataaattttgGTTTTATGGATGTTTAGGTATAATAAAAGCAGAAGAAATCAATTTCTTGGTAATTGTATCGGAGGCTGAAGTGgtatgtaatatatttaatcgatctatatatagaataaaaagaatatcGTTTGTACAACTAAATTGtgaaaaaatgaataaaaatacaaatgaattatatgagtatgaaatatgttatttaGGAAGTAATGGAAATCTAACATCATTAAATACtattaaaaaagatgagaacaagaaatttttttgtaacaaaaataaaatacagACAAAGAATTATTTTGATAACTTATTTCAGTCAACAAATTTCTTATTAGAAAATTGTGTTTACAAATATAACCGATTCTATTATAATGAAacatatattcataaattCAAAAATTGTACATTAAAAGAGGATGTAttgaaaattataacatattttctGCATGCTTTTAATAAAGGCCCATTTTATTTCTCTTACTACTACAATTTAACAATATCACTGCAAAATCAATATATGAACCAACTGGACAAGAAAAGTGAcatgaataaaaaaaaaaaactttaCTTAAAAATTTCAGAACATGCATCAAAGAAgttgaatatatattcaaacaaaaataataataatgataataataataatgataataataataataatgataataataatgataatgacattaataataataacaataatgtGAATAAAATTCAATTTAACGAAATTAATGATGAATATACATGGAATTGGAAAATATTAGATACCTTCAAAAATGTAGATGCATTTGGTTTTGTTGTATTTCTAATTCATGGATAcataaatacaaatatatttcatgtagaagataacaaaaaaatttcatTATATCTGATATCTAGAAAATGTAAAAACAGAAGTGGTGTTAGGTTTTGGTGTAGAGGTAGTAATGAAAATGGAGATGTAGCAAATTTTGTGGAAACTGAACAAATAGTAGTTTGTAAGAATAAGGAAAGgattaatatttttagtTATATAATAGTTAGAGGTTCCATACCAGTATTGTGGAAACAACAACCAACCTTAAGTATAAGACCAGCAATACACGTGTGTCCaaatatgaatgaaaataagcgtatattaaatttacatatgaaaaaattacaaaCTAATTATGGAAAAATATCTATTacaaatttaataaataaaaagtttggagaaaaatatttagGAGAATGTTTTGAAAATTGTTTAAGTGATTGTAATGTAGAACATAATTTTACTTGGTTTGATTTCCATAGtgaatttaaaaaattaaattttgaaaatttAGATTATATGTTAGAAAAAGTAGTAAGtgatttaaataaattttccTATTTTTCATTTAGCATACCAATTggaaatgataaaaatcTAATGAACGATTATGAtgtattaaattataataattttcattttaatttatgGCAAGAGGCACAAATTTATAGTCATCAAAATGGGGTTTTCCGTGTTAATTGTATAGATTGTTTAGATAGGACTAATGTTTTTCAGAGCTTTCTATcaaaatatgttttatatttacaattAAAAAGTGTAGATATAAAATTACAACAACATGATAATTTccctttttatttcttcaaTAATAAGTATGATGAAATATCATATAGAAGAATATGGATTAATAACGCTAATGCTATTAGTTTAATATATAGTGGTGCAGGTGctttaaaaaatgacaTAACACAGAATGGGAAAAGAACAATTAGTGGCTTATTTAACGatttatattgtataatTGTTAgatatgtaaataataactTCTTAGAtggatataataatgattgtataaatatggctataaatgaaaaaattaaatttatacataattttaatatcaACAAAGGTAATAATAATCCTTTAATACAAGTACTTGTAgaatttattatcattttttcaACAGCCATATGTACAAGCCCAGtacaaaattttattaaaagtaTATACTTTTGTTCACATAATTGTACTATAAATATGTTCTCACGTAGTATTAATTATATCTTTCttttgttaaaaaataatttcaatttatttttgtttcCATATAATCATGCAAAGTATCTTAGttttatttcatttctAGCCAAAACATCTGGAGTCTTGTCTACTTCtcttctaatttttttatttttttgtgtatATGTTTTTACTCAACGCAGGAGAGTCATTTCATCTCCTAAATTGGACGccaaatattaa